One Rhinoraja longicauda isolate Sanriku21f chromosome 21, sRhiLon1.1, whole genome shotgun sequence genomic region harbors:
- the e4f1 gene encoding transcription factor E4F1 isoform X1, producing the protein MLQKLGTIYIYTKPINLQTCTSLECGRKPKILEKTHAEEHDVHKCGRCQAEFCSLDGFITHKLQKACQRIQAPSTGGPEHLHVSQAVFEESVSLDSAITLSQLVVASLPQHDTNSKSHSDDGSTKECQISEEQFCEYTQLQQSEQLTNEEADSQKNFEEEAEKNSYEMVLTDEGRFMCQVCEKTFKTAVILKAHMVTHSDKKPFKCKICGMAFRTKGSLVRHNRRHTDERPYKCRMCGVSFRESGALTRHLKAITPCTEKVKFQQMKLISTTSQDESVNKPETEEANLCYLTVNKQIEDKPIEELVSTAVPESPETTAVISVLTNSEESIEEVQVHNVSQALDSEATKRLQSPVSTDLAPEETTNENLICQAMRNSGIVIETVTIGDSQKSIEESQLSAEEGSEEDALEDSVVMEDDDTADLKSDSNCKQFKCPHCNRVFRGSSYLRLHIKAHLGYKPHRCELCEKEFMTAYILKKHLESHYNERRFKCGECGKLYKSIAHVKEHMRAHSDDRPYLCPVCGKKYKTKNAQQVHLRTHSEDKPFACDYCTRAFREKGSLIRHVRLHTGEKPFTCCKCGRGFAEHGTLNRHLRAKGGCHVGCKELDQVEVSSGDQSTDSIATAIITDDPHTVLVEFSSMVADTQEYIIKTPSEETESNAVGTLIQSSKVDSQIMKVVQQIVNQASSGHQIIVQNVSMEEGTEQGTDTITIATPDSLTEQVAMTLASSIREGAVLATGGSLEASQETVTVVAADDIVMLENADEYMITTEDGEVEIQTVVVGE; encoded by the exons atgctacagaaacttgggacaatttatatttataccaagccaattaacctacaaacctgtacgtctttggagtgtgggaggaaaccgaagatcttggagaaaacccacgcag AAGAACATGATGTTCATAAATGTGGTCGATGTCAGGCAGAATTTTGCAGCCTCGATGGGTTCATTACTCACAAATTGCAGAAAGCATGCCAGCGGATCCAGGCTCCATCCACAGGTGGTCCTGAGCATCTCCATGTCAGCCAGGCAGTCTTTGAG GAATCCGTCTCCTTGGACTCAGCAATCACTCTTTCACAGTTGGTTGTGGCTTCCCTACCACAACACGACACAAACAGCAAATCACACTCGG ATGATGGGAGTACCAAGGAATGTCAGATCTCAGAAGAGCAATTCTGTGAATACACCCAGTTGCAGCAGAGTGAACAACTCACCAATGAAGAAGCTGATAGTCAGAAGAACTTTGAGGAAGAGGCTGAAAAGAACAGTTATGAGATGGTTCTGACTGACGAAGGGCGATTCATGTGTCAAGTCTGTGAAAAGACCTTCAAAACG GCTGTCATCCTAAAGGCACACATGGTTACCCATAGTGACAAGAAGCCTTTCAAATGCAAGATATGTGGGATGGCTTTCAGAACCAAGGGATCTTTAGTTAGACACAATCGACGACACACAG ATGAGCGGCCGTATAAGTGCCGGATGTGTGGGGTGAGTTTTCGGGAATCTGGAGCACTCACTCGCCATCTGAAGGCCATCACTCCTTGTACAGAGAAAGTGAAGTTCCAGCAGATGAAATTAATTTCAACAACCAGCCAAGATGAATCGGTGAATAAACCTGAAACTGAAGAAG CTAATCTTTGTTATCTTACAGTAAATAAACAGATAGAAGATAAACCGATAGAAGAGTTGGTTTCGACAGCAGTACCAGAGTCTCCAGAAACAACAGCAGTGATCAGTGTGCTTACGAATTCTGAAGAAAGCATTGAGGAAGTGCAGGTTCATAATGTGAGCCAAGCTCTAGATTCTGAAGCTACAAAGAGACTGCAG TCACCTGTTTCTACGGATCTGGCTCCAGAGGAGACGACCAATGAGAATCTGATCTGTCAGGCCATGAGGAATTCTGGGATTGTCATTGAAACTGTGACCATCGGAGATTCCCAGAAATCCATTGAAGAATCTCAGTTGAGTGCTGAGGAAGGAAGTGAAGAGGATGCTCTGGAGGACAGTGTTGTGATGGAAGATGATGATACG GCAGACTTAAAAAGTGATAGCAACTGCAAACAGTTCAAGTGCCCTCACTGCAATCGAGTGTTCCGTGGATCTAGCTATTTGCGCCTGCATATTAAAGCCCATTTGG GATACAAGCCCCACAGGTGTGAGCTGTGCGAGAAGGAATTTATGACGGCATACATTCTGAAGAAGCACCTGGAATCGCATTACAATGAGAGACGCTtcaagtgtggggagtgtggcaaGCTTTATAAGAGCATTGCCCACGTGAAGGAGCACATGAGGGCACATTCAGATGACCGGCCGTACCTATGCCCAGTATGTGGGAAAAAATACAAGACAAAG AATGCGCAGCAAGTTCACCTGAGGACCCACTCTGAGGACAAGCCATTTGCCTGTGACTATTGTACCCGGGCATTCCGAGAGAAGGGATCTCTCATCCGACATGTGCGGCTTCATACCGGAGAGAAGCCGTTTACGTGCTGTAAATGTGGCCGAGGCTTTGCAGAACATGGAACTCTCAACCGGCATTTACGAGCCAAAG GTGGTTGTCATGTTGGGTGTAAAGAGCTGGATCAGGTTGAGGTATCGTCCGGTGACCAGTCTACTGATAGCATTGCTACAGCTATCATTACTGATGACCCACATACTGTACTGGTAGAGTTCTCCTCAATGGTGGCGGACACGCAGGAATATATTATCAAG ACCCCGTCTGAAGAGACAGAAAGCAATGCTGTGGGCACCCTAATCCAAAGCTCTAAG GTTGATAGTCAGATCATGAAAGTTGTGCAGCAAATCGTGAACCAAGCCAGCTCTGGCCATCAGATCATCGTCCAAAATGTTTCCATGGAAGAAGGCACTGAGCAAGGCACAGATACAATCACCATTGCAACACCCGATAGTCTCACTGAGCAGGTTGCAATGACATTGGCCTCCAGCATTAGGGAAGGAGCAGTTCTAGCAACAGGAGGCAGCCTGGAGGCCAGTCAGGAGACTGTTACCGTGGTGGCGGCTGATGATATTGTAATGTTGGAAAACGCAGATGAATATATGATAACTACAGAAGATGGGGAGGTGGAAATACAGACGGTGGTGGTGGGCGAATAG
- the e4f1 gene encoding transcription factor E4F1 isoform X2: MLQKLGTIYIYTKPINLQTCTSLECGRKPKILEKTHAEEHDVHKCGRCQAEFCSLDGFITHKLQKACQRIQAPSTGGPEHLHVSQAVFEESVSLDSAITLSQLVVASLPQHDTNSKSHSDDGSTKECQISEEQFCEYTQLQQSEQLTNEEADSQKNFEEEAEKNSYEMVLTDEGRFMCQVCEKTFKTAVILKAHMVTHSDKKPFKCKICGMAFRTKGSLVRHNRRHTDERPYKCRMCGVSFRESGALTRHLKAITPCTEKVKFQQMKLISTTSQDESVNKPETEEVNKQIEDKPIEELVSTAVPESPETTAVISVLTNSEESIEEVQVHNVSQALDSEATKRLQSPVSTDLAPEETTNENLICQAMRNSGIVIETVTIGDSQKSIEESQLSAEEGSEEDALEDSVVMEDDDTADLKSDSNCKQFKCPHCNRVFRGSSYLRLHIKAHLGYKPHRCELCEKEFMTAYILKKHLESHYNERRFKCGECGKLYKSIAHVKEHMRAHSDDRPYLCPVCGKKYKTKNAQQVHLRTHSEDKPFACDYCTRAFREKGSLIRHVRLHTGEKPFTCCKCGRGFAEHGTLNRHLRAKGGCHVGCKELDQVEVSSGDQSTDSIATAIITDDPHTVLVEFSSMVADTQEYIIKTPSEETESNAVGTLIQSSKVDSQIMKVVQQIVNQASSGHQIIVQNVSMEEGTEQGTDTITIATPDSLTEQVAMTLASSIREGAVLATGGSLEASQETVTVVAADDIVMLENADEYMITTEDGEVEIQTVVVGE; encoded by the exons atgctacagaaacttgggacaatttatatttataccaagccaattaacctacaaacctgtacgtctttggagtgtgggaggaaaccgaagatcttggagaaaacccacgcag AAGAACATGATGTTCATAAATGTGGTCGATGTCAGGCAGAATTTTGCAGCCTCGATGGGTTCATTACTCACAAATTGCAGAAAGCATGCCAGCGGATCCAGGCTCCATCCACAGGTGGTCCTGAGCATCTCCATGTCAGCCAGGCAGTCTTTGAG GAATCCGTCTCCTTGGACTCAGCAATCACTCTTTCACAGTTGGTTGTGGCTTCCCTACCACAACACGACACAAACAGCAAATCACACTCGG ATGATGGGAGTACCAAGGAATGTCAGATCTCAGAAGAGCAATTCTGTGAATACACCCAGTTGCAGCAGAGTGAACAACTCACCAATGAAGAAGCTGATAGTCAGAAGAACTTTGAGGAAGAGGCTGAAAAGAACAGTTATGAGATGGTTCTGACTGACGAAGGGCGATTCATGTGTCAAGTCTGTGAAAAGACCTTCAAAACG GCTGTCATCCTAAAGGCACACATGGTTACCCATAGTGACAAGAAGCCTTTCAAATGCAAGATATGTGGGATGGCTTTCAGAACCAAGGGATCTTTAGTTAGACACAATCGACGACACACAG ATGAGCGGCCGTATAAGTGCCGGATGTGTGGGGTGAGTTTTCGGGAATCTGGAGCACTCACTCGCCATCTGAAGGCCATCACTCCTTGTACAGAGAAAGTGAAGTTCCAGCAGATGAAATTAATTTCAACAACCAGCCAAGATGAATCGGTGAATAAACCTGAAACTGAAGAAG TAAATAAACAGATAGAAGATAAACCGATAGAAGAGTTGGTTTCGACAGCAGTACCAGAGTCTCCAGAAACAACAGCAGTGATCAGTGTGCTTACGAATTCTGAAGAAAGCATTGAGGAAGTGCAGGTTCATAATGTGAGCCAAGCTCTAGATTCTGAAGCTACAAAGAGACTGCAG TCACCTGTTTCTACGGATCTGGCTCCAGAGGAGACGACCAATGAGAATCTGATCTGTCAGGCCATGAGGAATTCTGGGATTGTCATTGAAACTGTGACCATCGGAGATTCCCAGAAATCCATTGAAGAATCTCAGTTGAGTGCTGAGGAAGGAAGTGAAGAGGATGCTCTGGAGGACAGTGTTGTGATGGAAGATGATGATACG GCAGACTTAAAAAGTGATAGCAACTGCAAACAGTTCAAGTGCCCTCACTGCAATCGAGTGTTCCGTGGATCTAGCTATTTGCGCCTGCATATTAAAGCCCATTTGG GATACAAGCCCCACAGGTGTGAGCTGTGCGAGAAGGAATTTATGACGGCATACATTCTGAAGAAGCACCTGGAATCGCATTACAATGAGAGACGCTtcaagtgtggggagtgtggcaaGCTTTATAAGAGCATTGCCCACGTGAAGGAGCACATGAGGGCACATTCAGATGACCGGCCGTACCTATGCCCAGTATGTGGGAAAAAATACAAGACAAAG AATGCGCAGCAAGTTCACCTGAGGACCCACTCTGAGGACAAGCCATTTGCCTGTGACTATTGTACCCGGGCATTCCGAGAGAAGGGATCTCTCATCCGACATGTGCGGCTTCATACCGGAGAGAAGCCGTTTACGTGCTGTAAATGTGGCCGAGGCTTTGCAGAACATGGAACTCTCAACCGGCATTTACGAGCCAAAG GTGGTTGTCATGTTGGGTGTAAAGAGCTGGATCAGGTTGAGGTATCGTCCGGTGACCAGTCTACTGATAGCATTGCTACAGCTATCATTACTGATGACCCACATACTGTACTGGTAGAGTTCTCCTCAATGGTGGCGGACACGCAGGAATATATTATCAAG ACCCCGTCTGAAGAGACAGAAAGCAATGCTGTGGGCACCCTAATCCAAAGCTCTAAG GTTGATAGTCAGATCATGAAAGTTGTGCAGCAAATCGTGAACCAAGCCAGCTCTGGCCATCAGATCATCGTCCAAAATGTTTCCATGGAAGAAGGCACTGAGCAAGGCACAGATACAATCACCATTGCAACACCCGATAGTCTCACTGAGCAGGTTGCAATGACATTGGCCTCCAGCATTAGGGAAGGAGCAGTTCTAGCAACAGGAGGCAGCCTGGAGGCCAGTCAGGAGACTGTTACCGTGGTGGCGGCTGATGATATTGTAATGTTGGAAAACGCAGATGAATATATGATAACTACAGAAGATGGGGAGGTGGAAATACAGACGGTGGTGGTGGGCGAATAG
- the e4f1 gene encoding transcription factor E4F1 isoform X4 gives MLQKLGTIYIYTKPINLQTCTSLECGRKPKILEKTHAEEHDVHKCGRCQAEFCSLDGFITHKLQKACQRIQAPSTGGPEHLHVSQAVFEESVSLDSAITLSQLVVASLPQHDTNSKSHSDDGSTKECQISEEQFCEYTQLQQSEQLTNEEADSQKNFEEEAEKNSYEMVLTDEGRFMCQVCEKTFKTAVILKAHMVTHSDKKPFKCKICGMAFRTKGSLVRHNRRHTDERPYKCRMCGVSFRESGALTRHLKAITPCTEKVKFQQMKLISTTSQDESVNKPETEEANLCYLTVNKQIEDKPIEELVSTAVPESPETTAVISVLTNSEESIEEVQVHNVSQALDSEATKRLQSPVSTDLAPEETTNENLICQAMRNSGIVIETVTIGDSQKSIEESQLSAEEGSEEDALEDSVVMEDDDTADLKSDSNCKQFKCPHCNRVFRGSSYLRLHIKAHLGYKPHRCELCEKEFMTAYILKKHLESHYNERRFKCGECGKLYKSIAHVKEHMRAHSDDRPYLCPVCGKKYKTKNAQQVHLRTHSEDKPFACDYCTRAFREKGSLIRHVRLHTGEKPFTCCKCGRGFAEHGTLNRHLRAKGGCHVGCKELDQVEVSSGDQSTDSIATAIITDDPHTVLVEFSSMVADTQEYIIKVDSQIMKVVQQIVNQASSGHQIIVQNVSMEEGTEQGTDTITIATPDSLTEQVAMTLASSIREGAVLATGGSLEASQETVTVVAADDIVMLENADEYMITTEDGEVEIQTVVVGE, from the exons atgctacagaaacttgggacaatttatatttataccaagccaattaacctacaaacctgtacgtctttggagtgtgggaggaaaccgaagatcttggagaaaacccacgcag AAGAACATGATGTTCATAAATGTGGTCGATGTCAGGCAGAATTTTGCAGCCTCGATGGGTTCATTACTCACAAATTGCAGAAAGCATGCCAGCGGATCCAGGCTCCATCCACAGGTGGTCCTGAGCATCTCCATGTCAGCCAGGCAGTCTTTGAG GAATCCGTCTCCTTGGACTCAGCAATCACTCTTTCACAGTTGGTTGTGGCTTCCCTACCACAACACGACACAAACAGCAAATCACACTCGG ATGATGGGAGTACCAAGGAATGTCAGATCTCAGAAGAGCAATTCTGTGAATACACCCAGTTGCAGCAGAGTGAACAACTCACCAATGAAGAAGCTGATAGTCAGAAGAACTTTGAGGAAGAGGCTGAAAAGAACAGTTATGAGATGGTTCTGACTGACGAAGGGCGATTCATGTGTCAAGTCTGTGAAAAGACCTTCAAAACG GCTGTCATCCTAAAGGCACACATGGTTACCCATAGTGACAAGAAGCCTTTCAAATGCAAGATATGTGGGATGGCTTTCAGAACCAAGGGATCTTTAGTTAGACACAATCGACGACACACAG ATGAGCGGCCGTATAAGTGCCGGATGTGTGGGGTGAGTTTTCGGGAATCTGGAGCACTCACTCGCCATCTGAAGGCCATCACTCCTTGTACAGAGAAAGTGAAGTTCCAGCAGATGAAATTAATTTCAACAACCAGCCAAGATGAATCGGTGAATAAACCTGAAACTGAAGAAG CTAATCTTTGTTATCTTACAGTAAATAAACAGATAGAAGATAAACCGATAGAAGAGTTGGTTTCGACAGCAGTACCAGAGTCTCCAGAAACAACAGCAGTGATCAGTGTGCTTACGAATTCTGAAGAAAGCATTGAGGAAGTGCAGGTTCATAATGTGAGCCAAGCTCTAGATTCTGAAGCTACAAAGAGACTGCAG TCACCTGTTTCTACGGATCTGGCTCCAGAGGAGACGACCAATGAGAATCTGATCTGTCAGGCCATGAGGAATTCTGGGATTGTCATTGAAACTGTGACCATCGGAGATTCCCAGAAATCCATTGAAGAATCTCAGTTGAGTGCTGAGGAAGGAAGTGAAGAGGATGCTCTGGAGGACAGTGTTGTGATGGAAGATGATGATACG GCAGACTTAAAAAGTGATAGCAACTGCAAACAGTTCAAGTGCCCTCACTGCAATCGAGTGTTCCGTGGATCTAGCTATTTGCGCCTGCATATTAAAGCCCATTTGG GATACAAGCCCCACAGGTGTGAGCTGTGCGAGAAGGAATTTATGACGGCATACATTCTGAAGAAGCACCTGGAATCGCATTACAATGAGAGACGCTtcaagtgtggggagtgtggcaaGCTTTATAAGAGCATTGCCCACGTGAAGGAGCACATGAGGGCACATTCAGATGACCGGCCGTACCTATGCCCAGTATGTGGGAAAAAATACAAGACAAAG AATGCGCAGCAAGTTCACCTGAGGACCCACTCTGAGGACAAGCCATTTGCCTGTGACTATTGTACCCGGGCATTCCGAGAGAAGGGATCTCTCATCCGACATGTGCGGCTTCATACCGGAGAGAAGCCGTTTACGTGCTGTAAATGTGGCCGAGGCTTTGCAGAACATGGAACTCTCAACCGGCATTTACGAGCCAAAG GTGGTTGTCATGTTGGGTGTAAAGAGCTGGATCAGGTTGAGGTATCGTCCGGTGACCAGTCTACTGATAGCATTGCTACAGCTATCATTACTGATGACCCACATACTGTACTGGTAGAGTTCTCCTCAATGGTGGCGGACACGCAGGAATATATTATCAAG GTTGATAGTCAGATCATGAAAGTTGTGCAGCAAATCGTGAACCAAGCCAGCTCTGGCCATCAGATCATCGTCCAAAATGTTTCCATGGAAGAAGGCACTGAGCAAGGCACAGATACAATCACCATTGCAACACCCGATAGTCTCACTGAGCAGGTTGCAATGACATTGGCCTCCAGCATTAGGGAAGGAGCAGTTCTAGCAACAGGAGGCAGCCTGGAGGCCAGTCAGGAGACTGTTACCGTGGTGGCGGCTGATGATATTGTAATGTTGGAAAACGCAGATGAATATATGATAACTACAGAAGATGGGGAGGTGGAAATACAGACGGTGGTGGTGGGCGAATAG
- the e4f1 gene encoding transcription factor E4F1 isoform X3 — MNSENTADRQLAAAPSGGGEEEEHDVHKCGRCQAEFCSLDGFITHKLQKACQRIQAPSTGGPEHLHVSQAVFEESVSLDSAITLSQLVVASLPQHDTNSKSHSDDGSTKECQISEEQFCEYTQLQQSEQLTNEEADSQKNFEEEAEKNSYEMVLTDEGRFMCQVCEKTFKTAVILKAHMVTHSDKKPFKCKICGMAFRTKGSLVRHNRRHTDERPYKCRMCGVSFRESGALTRHLKAITPCTEKVKFQQMKLISTTSQDESVNKPETEEANLCYLTVNKQIEDKPIEELVSTAVPESPETTAVISVLTNSEESIEEVQVHNVSQALDSEATKRLQSPVSTDLAPEETTNENLICQAMRNSGIVIETVTIGDSQKSIEESQLSAEEGSEEDALEDSVVMEDDDTADLKSDSNCKQFKCPHCNRVFRGSSYLRLHIKAHLGYKPHRCELCEKEFMTAYILKKHLESHYNERRFKCGECGKLYKSIAHVKEHMRAHSDDRPYLCPVCGKKYKTKNAQQVHLRTHSEDKPFACDYCTRAFREKGSLIRHVRLHTGEKPFTCCKCGRGFAEHGTLNRHLRAKGGCHVGCKELDQVEVSSGDQSTDSIATAIITDDPHTVLVEFSSMVADTQEYIIKTPSEETESNAVGTLIQSSKVDSQIMKVVQQIVNQASSGHQIIVQNVSMEEGTEQGTDTITIATPDSLTEQVAMTLASSIREGAVLATGGSLEASQETVTVVAADDIVMLENADEYMITTEDGEVEIQTVVVGE, encoded by the exons AAGAACATGATGTTCATAAATGTGGTCGATGTCAGGCAGAATTTTGCAGCCTCGATGGGTTCATTACTCACAAATTGCAGAAAGCATGCCAGCGGATCCAGGCTCCATCCACAGGTGGTCCTGAGCATCTCCATGTCAGCCAGGCAGTCTTTGAG GAATCCGTCTCCTTGGACTCAGCAATCACTCTTTCACAGTTGGTTGTGGCTTCCCTACCACAACACGACACAAACAGCAAATCACACTCGG ATGATGGGAGTACCAAGGAATGTCAGATCTCAGAAGAGCAATTCTGTGAATACACCCAGTTGCAGCAGAGTGAACAACTCACCAATGAAGAAGCTGATAGTCAGAAGAACTTTGAGGAAGAGGCTGAAAAGAACAGTTATGAGATGGTTCTGACTGACGAAGGGCGATTCATGTGTCAAGTCTGTGAAAAGACCTTCAAAACG GCTGTCATCCTAAAGGCACACATGGTTACCCATAGTGACAAGAAGCCTTTCAAATGCAAGATATGTGGGATGGCTTTCAGAACCAAGGGATCTTTAGTTAGACACAATCGACGACACACAG ATGAGCGGCCGTATAAGTGCCGGATGTGTGGGGTGAGTTTTCGGGAATCTGGAGCACTCACTCGCCATCTGAAGGCCATCACTCCTTGTACAGAGAAAGTGAAGTTCCAGCAGATGAAATTAATTTCAACAACCAGCCAAGATGAATCGGTGAATAAACCTGAAACTGAAGAAG CTAATCTTTGTTATCTTACAGTAAATAAACAGATAGAAGATAAACCGATAGAAGAGTTGGTTTCGACAGCAGTACCAGAGTCTCCAGAAACAACAGCAGTGATCAGTGTGCTTACGAATTCTGAAGAAAGCATTGAGGAAGTGCAGGTTCATAATGTGAGCCAAGCTCTAGATTCTGAAGCTACAAAGAGACTGCAG TCACCTGTTTCTACGGATCTGGCTCCAGAGGAGACGACCAATGAGAATCTGATCTGTCAGGCCATGAGGAATTCTGGGATTGTCATTGAAACTGTGACCATCGGAGATTCCCAGAAATCCATTGAAGAATCTCAGTTGAGTGCTGAGGAAGGAAGTGAAGAGGATGCTCTGGAGGACAGTGTTGTGATGGAAGATGATGATACG GCAGACTTAAAAAGTGATAGCAACTGCAAACAGTTCAAGTGCCCTCACTGCAATCGAGTGTTCCGTGGATCTAGCTATTTGCGCCTGCATATTAAAGCCCATTTGG GATACAAGCCCCACAGGTGTGAGCTGTGCGAGAAGGAATTTATGACGGCATACATTCTGAAGAAGCACCTGGAATCGCATTACAATGAGAGACGCTtcaagtgtggggagtgtggcaaGCTTTATAAGAGCATTGCCCACGTGAAGGAGCACATGAGGGCACATTCAGATGACCGGCCGTACCTATGCCCAGTATGTGGGAAAAAATACAAGACAAAG AATGCGCAGCAAGTTCACCTGAGGACCCACTCTGAGGACAAGCCATTTGCCTGTGACTATTGTACCCGGGCATTCCGAGAGAAGGGATCTCTCATCCGACATGTGCGGCTTCATACCGGAGAGAAGCCGTTTACGTGCTGTAAATGTGGCCGAGGCTTTGCAGAACATGGAACTCTCAACCGGCATTTACGAGCCAAAG GTGGTTGTCATGTTGGGTGTAAAGAGCTGGATCAGGTTGAGGTATCGTCCGGTGACCAGTCTACTGATAGCATTGCTACAGCTATCATTACTGATGACCCACATACTGTACTGGTAGAGTTCTCCTCAATGGTGGCGGACACGCAGGAATATATTATCAAG ACCCCGTCTGAAGAGACAGAAAGCAATGCTGTGGGCACCCTAATCCAAAGCTCTAAG GTTGATAGTCAGATCATGAAAGTTGTGCAGCAAATCGTGAACCAAGCCAGCTCTGGCCATCAGATCATCGTCCAAAATGTTTCCATGGAAGAAGGCACTGAGCAAGGCACAGATACAATCACCATTGCAACACCCGATAGTCTCACTGAGCAGGTTGCAATGACATTGGCCTCCAGCATTAGGGAAGGAGCAGTTCTAGCAACAGGAGGCAGCCTGGAGGCCAGTCAGGAGACTGTTACCGTGGTGGCGGCTGATGATATTGTAATGTTGGAAAACGCAGATGAATATATGATAACTACAGAAGATGGGGAGGTGGAAATACAGACGGTGGTGGTGGGCGAATAG